A genomic segment from Camarhynchus parvulus chromosome 7, STF_HiC, whole genome shotgun sequence encodes:
- the INSIG2 gene encoding insulin-induced gene 2 protein isoform X2, whose product MDRHLGEPHKFKREWSSVMRCVAVFVGINHASAKVDFANNIQLSLTLAALSIGLWWTFDRSRSGFGLGVGIAFLATLVSQLLVYNGVYQYTSPDFLYVRSWLPCIFFAGGITMGNIGRQLAMYECKVIAEKSHED is encoded by the exons ATGGACAGACATCTGGGAGAGCCACATAAGTTCAAGAGAGAATGGTCCAGTGTCATGCGATGTGTAGCAGTCTTTGTGGGAATAAATCATGCCAGTGCT AAGGTGGATTTTGCCAACAATATCCAGCTGTCTCTCACGTTGGCAGCCCTGTCCATTGGGCTGTGGTGGACCTTTGACAGGTCACGAAGTGGCTTTGGTCTTGGAGTAGGAATTGCTTTCCTGGCCACGTTGGTGTCGCAGCTTCTGGTCTACAATGGAGTTTATCA ATACACATCCCCAGACTTCCTCTATGTCCGTTCCTGGTTGCCATGTATATTTTTTGCTGGTGGAATAACAATGGGCAATATTGGCAGGCAGCTGGCAATG tatgAATGCAAAGTCATTGCAGAGAAGTCTCACGAGGACTGA